The genomic segment TGATAATTTTAATCCAGGTTTCTGCTATTGTGGGTTCACGTTTCCTATACGTTGTAAATAACTATGAACAATTTGAGTCTGATTTTGTAAATGTGTTCAGTATTAGTCCGGGAGGATTTGCTTTAAATGGAGGTTTGTTTTTTGTTGTTTTTCTAAGTTTCTTATACATCAAGTTAAATAAATTGTCGTTCTGGAATATTTCCGACTATGCCGCTCCACCTCTTGCAATAGGTATAACAATTACTAAAATCGGGTGTTTTTTGGCGGGTTGTTGCTACGGTACAGAAACTTCTTTAGCATGGGGTGTTCAATTTCCGGCACAAAGTATACCCACACAACATTATGGGATTTCACATCAAATACATCCCGCCCAGTTGTATGAAGCTATGTCCGGAATTTTCTTTATTATTGCTTTATTAATAATATTTAAGCGTAGAAAATTTGAGGGACAAATGTTTTTGCTTTTTATAATGTCTTATTTGGGGGTGAGAATATTGAATGATTTTGTACGGGGTGATGCGGTTAATAATTATTTTTTTAGTTTAAGCCAGACACAATTTCTAAGTGTCGTATTCTTATTAATTGCGCTTGTTTTTTATTGGCTGCAATCGAGAAACATAAAGATTAGTTTGTCTTCTAAAACCCTGCTTTATATTGAGGATAGAAAAAATAGAATTAAACGGGTGACCAAAATACAGTATTGATTTTATTCCAGGGGTTTTAAATGACGTCTATTTGTTCAAAATTAAGTCTTGGTGTTTGTGGTATTTTGTTTTTACGGATGGGGGAGAAAATAACTTCTGAACAACTTTATATTTGATCGATTTTACCTTAAAATTGAATAGAAGTTAAATTCATAA from the candidate division KSB1 bacterium genome contains:
- a CDS encoding prolipoprotein diacylglyceryl transferase; protein product: MQPILFQIDTAIVSSYSFMLSLSFVLGSLLFVALLRSQNISINKLFGLIILIQVSAIVGSRFLYVVNNYEQFESDFVNVFSISPGGFALNGGLFFVVFLSFLYIKLNKLSFWNISDYAAPPLAIGITITKIGCFLAGCCYGTETSLAWGVQFPAQSIPTQHYGISHQIHPAQLYEAMSGIFFIIALLIIFKRRKFEGQMFLLFIMSYLGVRILNDFVRGDAVNNYFFSLSQTQFLSVVFLLIALVFYWLQSRNIKISLSSKTLLYIEDRKNRIKRVTKIQY